In a single window of the Oryctolagus cuniculus chromosome 2, mOryCun1.1, whole genome shotgun sequence genome:
- the ITPRIPL1 gene encoding inositol 1,4,5-trisphosphate receptor-interacting protein-like 1: MSLDAEASMAVISLLFLAVMYVVHHPLLVSDRMDLDTLARSRQLEKRMSEEMRQLETEFEERKRAAEQKQKAENFWRGDTSDDHLVLGKKDMGWPFRADSQEGPLSWMLGNAWNAGLFCLFLIFELLRQNMQHEPAFESSSEEEEEEEVRIVPVTSYNWLTDFPSQEALESFYKHYVQNAIRDLPSTCEFVESFVDDLIEACRVLSRREAHPQLEDCLGIGAAFEKWGTLHETHTFDVLVPIVPPQGTMFVLEMRDPALGHRCGSVLVESECVCKREKLLGDVLCLVHHHRDHSAGLGKCGSSIKAALCSGSHLDVCKTVQWFRNMVGNAWALVAHKYDFKLSLPPSTTSCKLRLDYRSGRVLSMHLVLGVQREDTLVYLVSQAPDQDQLTSVDWPESFAACEHLFLKLVGRFAPENTCHLKCLQIILSLQDHRSLPPGASRPILTCYHFKTALMHLLLRLPLTDWQHNMLSQRLQDILWFLGRGLQQRSLHHFLIGNSFLPLTIPIPKTFRNAEPVNLFQHLVLNPVAHSQAVEEFHNLLTQVKTLPCAPLAGAS; the protein is encoded by the exons ATGAGTCTCG ATGCAGAGGCTTCCATGGCTGTGATAAGCCTGCTGTTCTTGGCAGTGATGTACGTGGTGCATCACCCCCTGTTGGTCAGTGACCGGATGGACCTGGACACGTTAGCCAGAAGTCGGCAGCTGGAGAAGCGGATGAGCGAGGAGATGCGCCAGTTAGAGACAGAGTTTGAAGAGAGAAAGCGGGCAGCGGAGCAGAAGCAGAAGGCCGAGAACTTCTGGAGGGGAGACACTTCCGACGACCATCTGGTGCTGGGGAAGAAAGACATGGGGTGGCCGTTCCGGGCCGACAGCCAGGAGGGGCCACTGAGCTGGATGCTGGGCAACGCGTGGAATGCTGGCCTCTTTTGCCTGTTCCTCATCTTTGAGCTCCTGCGGCAGAACATGCAGCATGAGCCGGCCTTTGAATCCagcagtgaggaggaggaagaggaggaagtccGGATCGTGCCTGTCACCTCCTACAACTGGCTCACCGACTTCCCCTCGCAGGAGGCCCTGGAATCCTTTTACAAACACTATGTCCAGAACGCCATCCGTGACCTGCCGAGCACCTGTGAGTTCGTGGAGAGCTTTGTGGATGATCTCATTGAGGCCTGTAGGGTGCTCAGCCGCAGGGAGGCTCACCCACAGTTGGAGGACTGCCTGGGCATTGGCGCTGCCTTTGAAAAATGGGGAACCCTCCATGAGACCCACACATTTGATGTCCTGGTGCCCATTGTCCCCCCACAAGGCACCATGTTTGTCCTGGAGATGAGGGATCCGGCCCTAGGCCACCGCTGCGGCAGCGTGCTGGTGGAGTCGGAGTGCGTGTGCAAgcgggagaagctcctgggcGACGTGCTGTGCCTCGTGCACCACCACAGGGACCACTcggcagggctggggaagtgTGGCAGCTCCATCAAGGCAGCTCTGTGCAGCGGCTCCCACCTGGATGTGTGCAAGACCGTGCAGTGGTTCCGCAACATGGTGGGCAATGCCTGGGCCCTCGTGGCCCACAAGTATGACTTCAAGCTCAGTCTCCCACCATCCACCACCTCCTGCAAGCTCAGGCTGGACTACCGCTCGGGCCGCGTTCTCTCAATGCATCTGGTCTTGGGGGTGCAGCGGGAAGACACCTTGGTCTACCTGGTGAGTCAGGCCCCTGACCAGGACCAGCTCACCAGTGTGGACTGGCCCGAGTCTTTCGCGGCCTGTGAGCACTTGTTTCTGAAGCTGGTAGGGCGCTTTGCCCCCGAGAACACCTGTCACCTCAAGTGCCTCCAGATCATTTTGAGTCTCCAGGATCATCGGAGCTTACCTCCCGGGGCATCCCGCCCCATCCTCACCTGCTACCACTTCAAGACGGCCCTGATGCACCTGCTGCTGCGGTTACCCCTCACGGACTGGCAGCACAACATGCTCTCTCAGCGGCTGCAGGACATTCTTTGGTTCCTGGGCCGTGGCCTCCAGCAAAGGTCCCTCCATCATTTCCTCATTGGTAACAGCTTCCTACCCCTGACCATCCCGATCCCAAAGACATTCCGGAATGCTGAGCCTGTCAATCTCTTCCAACACCTGGTGCTAAACCCCGTGGCACATTCACAGGCGGTGGAAGAGTTCCACAACCTTCTGACCCAGGTGAagaccctgccctgtgccccattGGCTGGGGCATCTTAA